In Paroedura picta isolate Pp20150507F chromosome 6, Ppicta_v3.0, whole genome shotgun sequence, one genomic interval encodes:
- the LOC143840273 gene encoding uncharacterized protein LOC143840273, translated as MAHGGLSKPRSLAATDQPGSLLWPREPRLRLRDRNTDRPREQSYVRLLARGRTSRALLSPSNSSRCPRKGPAPTRDPPAEAAEKDGTDWPEVREASGRLRDCTSQGRALQAVKKSEVWTPNTRPGSAGGFLETDRVPIPYDLGAPAA; from the exons ATGGCACATGGCGGGCTTTCTAAACCGCGGTCTCTGGCTGCAACTGACCAGCCAGGGTCGCTGCTCTGGCCGAGAGAGCCACGGCTTCGGCTTCGGGACAGGAACACGGATCGGCCGCGGGAGCAATCCTATGTGCGTCTACTCGCAA GAGGCAGGACGAGCCGTGCTCTGCTCTCACCCAGCAACTCCAGCCGATGCCCAAGGAAAGGCCCAGCACCCACTCGAGATCCGCCTGCAGAAGCCGCTGAAAAGGACGGGACGGACTGGCCAGAAGTGAGGGAAGCTTCGGGCAG GTTGCGGGACTGCACCTCCCAAGGACGTGCCCTCCAGGCTGTCAAGAAGAGTGAAGTTTGGACCCCGAACACACGCCCTGGTTCTGCAGGAGGGTTTCTGGAGACGGATCGGGTTCCCATTCCTTATGATCTAG GAGCACCAGCAGCTTAG